In Thunnus albacares chromosome 10, fThuAlb1.1, whole genome shotgun sequence, a single window of DNA contains:
- the pcdh10b gene encoding protocadherin-10b isoform X3: MIVLLIVLCITDGVLSQIRYSVPEEADHGALVGNIAEDLGLDLTKLASRRFQVVPSSRTPYLEVNLENGVLFVSEKIDREQICKQSASCQLNMEVFLENPLELFRVEIEVVDINDNPPSFPETDITVEISESATPGTRFPLESAFDPDVGSNALRTYDITTNNYFYLDVQTQTDGNKFAELVLEKPLDREQQAAHRYVLTAVDGGQPPRTGTALLVVKVLDSNDNVPVFEQPVYTVSLSENAPVGTLVIQLNATDMDEGLNGEIVYSFSNHISNRVKDLFSIDPRTGRIEVRGEVDFEESSLYQIFVQAKDLGPNAVPAHCKVLVKVTDLNDNAPEITFSTVTESVSEKAVPGTVIALLSVTDLDAEENGQIHVEILGDVPFKLKSSFRNYFTIVTDGPLNREQADSYSVTVVARDKGTPSLATSKSIRVQVSDENDNAPTFTQSIYDVYVTENNVPGAYIHAVTAVDPDIGQNALISYSILECDIQGMSVKTYVSINEETGYLYALRSFDYEQLKDFTFMVQARDAGTPELSSNATVKVIIVDQNDNAPLVLAPLGKNGTAKEPLPRSAEPGYLVTRIVAMDADDGENARLSYSIQRGNENGMFRMDWRTGELRTARRVSAKRDPHQLYDLLIEVRDHGQPPLSSSASVLVMLVDSVAEGRGGGDRGGATKAKDGTLDLTLILIIALGSVSFIFLLVMIVLAVRCQKDKKLNIYTCLASDCCLGCSSCCSRQSRARKKKLSKSDIMLVQSAVNVSGAGTAQVPVEESGSFGSHHQNQNYCYQVCLTPESAKTDLMFLKPCSPSRSTDTDHNPCGAIVTGYTDQQPDIISNGSILSNETKHQRAELSYLVDRPRRVNSSAFQEADLVSSKDSGHGDSEQGDSDHDATNRGHSSGADLFSNCTEECKALGHSDRCWMPSFVPSDGRQGPDYRSNLHVPGMDSVPDTERGKGFASSFRVDIPETA; the protein is encoded by the exons ATGATTGTGCTTTTGATTGTCCTGTGCATCACGGATGGAGTGCTCTCTCAGATACGCTACTCTGTGCCGGAGGAGGCGGACCATGGCGCCTTGGTGGGGAATATCGCCGAGGACCTGGGACTGGACCTTACCAAACTGGCCTCCCGCCGCTTCCAGGTGGTGCCCAGCTCTCGGACACCATACCTGGAGGTGAACCTGGAGAACGGCGTTCTATTCGTTAGCGAGAAAATCGACCGGGAGCAGATCTGCAAGCAGAGCGCCAGCTGCCAGCTCAACATGGAGGTGTTCTTGGAGAACCCGTTAGAGCTGTTTCGGGTCGAGATCGAGGTGGTGGACATTAACGACAACCCACCCAGCTTCCCAGAGACAGACATCACGGTGGAGATCTCAGAGAGCGCCACTCCGGGCACCCGTTTCCCCCTGGAGAGCGCGTTCGACCCGGACGTGGGCTCCAACGCTTTACGCACGTATGATATCACCACTAACAACTACTTTTACCTGGACGTGCAGACCCAAACGGACGGGAACAAGTTCGCGGAGCTGGTGCTGGAGAAGCCGCTGGACCGGGAGCAGCAGGCGGCGCACAGGTACGTGCTGACCGCGGTGGATGGTGGTCAGCCTCCCCGGACTGGCACCGCGCTGCTGGTGGTCAAAGTCTTGGACTCTAACGATAACGTGCCAGTGTTTGAGCAGCCTGTTTACACAGTAAGCCTCTCGGAGAACGCACCAGTAGGCACGCTGGTCATCCAGCTGAACGCCACCGACATGGACGAGGGTCTTAACGGGGAGATAGTTTATTCCTTCAGTAACCACATCTCCAACCGCGTAAAGGACCTGTTCAGCATCGACCCGCGCACCGGGCGCATCGAGGTGCGCGGAGAGGTGGATTTCGAAGAGAGCAGCCTGTATCAGATCTTCGTCCAGGCTAAGGATCTGGGGCCGAACGCCGTGCCCGCGCACTGCAAAGTCCTGGTCAAAGTCACCGACCTGAACGACAACGCACCGGAGATCACCTTCAGCACCGTCACCGAGTCTGTGAGCGAAAAAGCGGTTCCGGGCACCGTCATCGCCCTGCTGAGTGTGACGGACCTGGACGCAGAGGAGAACGGACAGATCCACGTGGAAATCCTCGGTGATGTCCCCTTCAAATTAAAATCCTCCTTTAGGAATTATTTCACCATAGTGACCGACGGGCCGCTTAACCGGGAGCAGGCGGACTCCTACTCCGTCACTGTGGTCGCGCGGGATAAAGGTACGCCCTCACTCGCCACCAGTAAGTCCATCAGAGTCCAGGTGTCAGATGAGAACGATAATGCGCCCACATTTACGCAGAGCATATATGATGTGTATGTGACTGAGAATAATGTGCCAGGGGCGTACATACACGCTGTGACGGCTGTGGACCCGGACATCGGGCAGAACGCGCTCATCAGCTACTCCATATTAGAGTGTGACATCCAGGGCATGTCAGTCAAAACCTATGTGTCAATCAACGAGGAGACAGGTTATCTGTATGCACTCAGGTCCTTTGATTATGAGCAGCTGAAGGATTTCACATTCATGGTCCAGGCCAGAGATGCGGGCACCCCAGAGCTCTCCTCTAACGCCACAGTCAAAGTCATCATCGTAGACCAAAATGACAATGCCCCCCTGGTGCTGGCCCCCCTGGGGAAAAACGGCACAGCCAAGGAACCCCTGCCCCGCTCAGCTGAGCCAGGCTACCTGGTGACCCGCATTGTGGCCATGGATGCAGATGATGGTGAGAATGCCCGGCTGTCCTATAGCATCCAGAGGGGGAACGAGAATGGTATGTTCAGGATGGACTGGAGGACGGGTGAACTCCGGACGGCGAGGCGGGTGTCGGCCAAGCGAGACCCCCACCAGCTGTATGACCTGCTGATCGAGGTGAGAGACCACGGCCAGCCTCCGCTGTCCTCCAGTGCCAGTGTGCTGGTGATGCTGGTGGACAGCGTGGCAGAGGGCCGTGGCGGCGGGGACCGAGGAGGCGCCACCAAGGCCAAAGACGGCACCCTGGACCTGaccctcatcctcatcatcgcCTTGGGTTCcgtctccttcatcttcttgCTGGTCATGATCGTGCTGGCTGTGCGCTGCCAGAAGGATAAAAAGCTCAACATTTACACCTGCCTGGCCAGCGACTGCTGCCTGGGCTGCAGCTCCTGCTGCTCACGGCAGAGCCGGGCACGCAAGAAAAAGCTCAGCAAGTCGGATATCATGCTGGTGCAAAGCGCCGTTAACGTCAGCGGGGCCGGTACGGCTCAAGTCCCTGTGGAGGAGTCAGGGAGCTTCGGCTCCCACCACCAAAACCAGAACTATTGCTACCAGGTATGTCTGACTCCAGAGTCTGCCAAAACCGACCTCATGTTCCTAAAGCCGTGTAGTCCATCTAGGAGCACAGACACCGATCACAACCCGTGCGGGGCCATAGTGACAGGGTACACAGACCAGCAGCCTGACATCATATCAAACGGCAGCATTTTATCAAACGAG ACCAAACATCAGCGAGCTGAACTCAGCTACCTGGTTGACAGGCCGAGACGTGTCAACAG TTCGGCTTTCCAGGAGGCAGACCTGGTCAGCTCCAAAGACAGCGGCCACGGAGACAGCGAGCAGGGAGACAGCGATCACGACGCCACCAATCGAGGCCATTCCTCCG GCGCTGATCTGTTCTCTAACTGCACGGAGGAGTGTAAGGCCCTGGGCCACTCCGATCGCTGCTGGATGCCGAGCTTCGTGCCCTCCGACGGGCGCCAGGGCCCGGACTACCGCAGCAACCTCCACGTGCCCGGCATGGACTCAGTTCCGGACACAGAG CGAGGAAAAGGGTTTGCTAGCTCTTTTCGTGTGGACATACCAGAGACCGCGTGA
- the pcdh10b gene encoding protocadherin-10b isoform X1, whose amino-acid sequence MIVLLIVLCITDGVLSQIRYSVPEEADHGALVGNIAEDLGLDLTKLASRRFQVVPSSRTPYLEVNLENGVLFVSEKIDREQICKQSASCQLNMEVFLENPLELFRVEIEVVDINDNPPSFPETDITVEISESATPGTRFPLESAFDPDVGSNALRTYDITTNNYFYLDVQTQTDGNKFAELVLEKPLDREQQAAHRYVLTAVDGGQPPRTGTALLVVKVLDSNDNVPVFEQPVYTVSLSENAPVGTLVIQLNATDMDEGLNGEIVYSFSNHISNRVKDLFSIDPRTGRIEVRGEVDFEESSLYQIFVQAKDLGPNAVPAHCKVLVKVTDLNDNAPEITFSTVTESVSEKAVPGTVIALLSVTDLDAEENGQIHVEILGDVPFKLKSSFRNYFTIVTDGPLNREQADSYSVTVVARDKGTPSLATSKSIRVQVSDENDNAPTFTQSIYDVYVTENNVPGAYIHAVTAVDPDIGQNALISYSILECDIQGMSVKTYVSINEETGYLYALRSFDYEQLKDFTFMVQARDAGTPELSSNATVKVIIVDQNDNAPLVLAPLGKNGTAKEPLPRSAEPGYLVTRIVAMDADDGENARLSYSIQRGNENGMFRMDWRTGELRTARRVSAKRDPHQLYDLLIEVRDHGQPPLSSSASVLVMLVDSVAEGRGGGDRGGATKAKDGTLDLTLILIIALGSVSFIFLLVMIVLAVRCQKDKKLNIYTCLASDCCLGCSSCCSRQSRARKKKLSKSDIMLVQSAVNVSGAGTAQVPVEESGSFGSHHQNQNYCYQVCLTPESAKTDLMFLKPCSPSRSTDTDHNPCGAIVTGYTDQQPDIISNGSILSNETKHQRAELSYLVDRPRRVNSSAFQEADLVSSKDSGHGDSEQGDSDHDATNRGHSSGADLFSNCTEECKALGHSDRCWMPSFVPSDGRQGPDYRSNLHVPGMDSVPDTEVFESPEQTADKSFSTFGKETPLSHQHQHLHHHHHLLQNHHLSHHHGSLERKELEAFLPSSRAPYNPAYLTRKRVC is encoded by the exons ATGATTGTGCTTTTGATTGTCCTGTGCATCACGGATGGAGTGCTCTCTCAGATACGCTACTCTGTGCCGGAGGAGGCGGACCATGGCGCCTTGGTGGGGAATATCGCCGAGGACCTGGGACTGGACCTTACCAAACTGGCCTCCCGCCGCTTCCAGGTGGTGCCCAGCTCTCGGACACCATACCTGGAGGTGAACCTGGAGAACGGCGTTCTATTCGTTAGCGAGAAAATCGACCGGGAGCAGATCTGCAAGCAGAGCGCCAGCTGCCAGCTCAACATGGAGGTGTTCTTGGAGAACCCGTTAGAGCTGTTTCGGGTCGAGATCGAGGTGGTGGACATTAACGACAACCCACCCAGCTTCCCAGAGACAGACATCACGGTGGAGATCTCAGAGAGCGCCACTCCGGGCACCCGTTTCCCCCTGGAGAGCGCGTTCGACCCGGACGTGGGCTCCAACGCTTTACGCACGTATGATATCACCACTAACAACTACTTTTACCTGGACGTGCAGACCCAAACGGACGGGAACAAGTTCGCGGAGCTGGTGCTGGAGAAGCCGCTGGACCGGGAGCAGCAGGCGGCGCACAGGTACGTGCTGACCGCGGTGGATGGTGGTCAGCCTCCCCGGACTGGCACCGCGCTGCTGGTGGTCAAAGTCTTGGACTCTAACGATAACGTGCCAGTGTTTGAGCAGCCTGTTTACACAGTAAGCCTCTCGGAGAACGCACCAGTAGGCACGCTGGTCATCCAGCTGAACGCCACCGACATGGACGAGGGTCTTAACGGGGAGATAGTTTATTCCTTCAGTAACCACATCTCCAACCGCGTAAAGGACCTGTTCAGCATCGACCCGCGCACCGGGCGCATCGAGGTGCGCGGAGAGGTGGATTTCGAAGAGAGCAGCCTGTATCAGATCTTCGTCCAGGCTAAGGATCTGGGGCCGAACGCCGTGCCCGCGCACTGCAAAGTCCTGGTCAAAGTCACCGACCTGAACGACAACGCACCGGAGATCACCTTCAGCACCGTCACCGAGTCTGTGAGCGAAAAAGCGGTTCCGGGCACCGTCATCGCCCTGCTGAGTGTGACGGACCTGGACGCAGAGGAGAACGGACAGATCCACGTGGAAATCCTCGGTGATGTCCCCTTCAAATTAAAATCCTCCTTTAGGAATTATTTCACCATAGTGACCGACGGGCCGCTTAACCGGGAGCAGGCGGACTCCTACTCCGTCACTGTGGTCGCGCGGGATAAAGGTACGCCCTCACTCGCCACCAGTAAGTCCATCAGAGTCCAGGTGTCAGATGAGAACGATAATGCGCCCACATTTACGCAGAGCATATATGATGTGTATGTGACTGAGAATAATGTGCCAGGGGCGTACATACACGCTGTGACGGCTGTGGACCCGGACATCGGGCAGAACGCGCTCATCAGCTACTCCATATTAGAGTGTGACATCCAGGGCATGTCAGTCAAAACCTATGTGTCAATCAACGAGGAGACAGGTTATCTGTATGCACTCAGGTCCTTTGATTATGAGCAGCTGAAGGATTTCACATTCATGGTCCAGGCCAGAGATGCGGGCACCCCAGAGCTCTCCTCTAACGCCACAGTCAAAGTCATCATCGTAGACCAAAATGACAATGCCCCCCTGGTGCTGGCCCCCCTGGGGAAAAACGGCACAGCCAAGGAACCCCTGCCCCGCTCAGCTGAGCCAGGCTACCTGGTGACCCGCATTGTGGCCATGGATGCAGATGATGGTGAGAATGCCCGGCTGTCCTATAGCATCCAGAGGGGGAACGAGAATGGTATGTTCAGGATGGACTGGAGGACGGGTGAACTCCGGACGGCGAGGCGGGTGTCGGCCAAGCGAGACCCCCACCAGCTGTATGACCTGCTGATCGAGGTGAGAGACCACGGCCAGCCTCCGCTGTCCTCCAGTGCCAGTGTGCTGGTGATGCTGGTGGACAGCGTGGCAGAGGGCCGTGGCGGCGGGGACCGAGGAGGCGCCACCAAGGCCAAAGACGGCACCCTGGACCTGaccctcatcctcatcatcgcCTTGGGTTCcgtctccttcatcttcttgCTGGTCATGATCGTGCTGGCTGTGCGCTGCCAGAAGGATAAAAAGCTCAACATTTACACCTGCCTGGCCAGCGACTGCTGCCTGGGCTGCAGCTCCTGCTGCTCACGGCAGAGCCGGGCACGCAAGAAAAAGCTCAGCAAGTCGGATATCATGCTGGTGCAAAGCGCCGTTAACGTCAGCGGGGCCGGTACGGCTCAAGTCCCTGTGGAGGAGTCAGGGAGCTTCGGCTCCCACCACCAAAACCAGAACTATTGCTACCAGGTATGTCTGACTCCAGAGTCTGCCAAAACCGACCTCATGTTCCTAAAGCCGTGTAGTCCATCTAGGAGCACAGACACCGATCACAACCCGTGCGGGGCCATAGTGACAGGGTACACAGACCAGCAGCCTGACATCATATCAAACGGCAGCATTTTATCAAACGAG ACCAAACATCAGCGAGCTGAACTCAGCTACCTGGTTGACAGGCCGAGACGTGTCAACAG TTCGGCTTTCCAGGAGGCAGACCTGGTCAGCTCCAAAGACAGCGGCCACGGAGACAGCGAGCAGGGAGACAGCGATCACGACGCCACCAATCGAGGCCATTCCTCCG GCGCTGATCTGTTCTCTAACTGCACGGAGGAGTGTAAGGCCCTGGGCCACTCCGATCGCTGCTGGATGCCGAGCTTCGTGCCCTCCGACGGGCGCCAGGGCCCGGACTACCGCAGCAACCTCCACGTGCCCGGCATGGACTCAGTTCCGGACACAGAGGTATTTGAAAGCCCTGAGCAAACGGCTGATAAGTCATTCTCCACCTTTGGCAAAGAGACGCCTCTCAGTCACCAACACCaacacctccaccaccaccaccaccttctCCAAAACCATCACCTCAGCCACCACCACGGCTCCTTAGAGAGGAAAGAGTTGGAAGCATTTCTGCCTAGCTCCAGAGCACCTTATAACCCAGCTTATTTAA CGAGGAAAAGGGTTTGCTAG
- the pcdh10b gene encoding protocadherin-10b isoform X2, which yields MIVLLIVLCITDGVLSQIRYSVPEEADHGALVGNIAEDLGLDLTKLASRRFQVVPSSRTPYLEVNLENGVLFVSEKIDREQICKQSASCQLNMEVFLENPLELFRVEIEVVDINDNPPSFPETDITVEISESATPGTRFPLESAFDPDVGSNALRTYDITTNNYFYLDVQTQTDGNKFAELVLEKPLDREQQAAHRYVLTAVDGGQPPRTGTALLVVKVLDSNDNVPVFEQPVYTVSLSENAPVGTLVIQLNATDMDEGLNGEIVYSFSNHISNRVKDLFSIDPRTGRIEVRGEVDFEESSLYQIFVQAKDLGPNAVPAHCKVLVKVTDLNDNAPEITFSTVTESVSEKAVPGTVIALLSVTDLDAEENGQIHVEILGDVPFKLKSSFRNYFTIVTDGPLNREQADSYSVTVVARDKGTPSLATSKSIRVQVSDENDNAPTFTQSIYDVYVTENNVPGAYIHAVTAVDPDIGQNALISYSILECDIQGMSVKTYVSINEETGYLYALRSFDYEQLKDFTFMVQARDAGTPELSSNATVKVIIVDQNDNAPLVLAPLGKNGTAKEPLPRSAEPGYLVTRIVAMDADDGENARLSYSIQRGNENGMFRMDWRTGELRTARRVSAKRDPHQLYDLLIEVRDHGQPPLSSSASVLVMLVDSVAEGRGGGDRGGATKAKDGTLDLTLILIIALGSVSFIFLLVMIVLAVRCQKDKKLNIYTCLASDCCLGCSSCCSRQSRARKKKLSKSDIMLVQSAVNVSGAGTAQVPVEESGSFGSHHQNQNYCYQTKHQRAELSYLVDRPRRVNSSAFQEADLVSSKDSGHGDSEQGDSDHDATNRGHSSGADLFSNCTEECKALGHSDRCWMPSFVPSDGRQGPDYRSNLHVPGMDSVPDTEVFESPEQTADKSFSTFGKETPLSHQHQHLHHHHHLLQNHHLSHHHGSLERKELEAFLPSSRAPYNPAYLTRKRVC from the exons ATGATTGTGCTTTTGATTGTCCTGTGCATCACGGATGGAGTGCTCTCTCAGATACGCTACTCTGTGCCGGAGGAGGCGGACCATGGCGCCTTGGTGGGGAATATCGCCGAGGACCTGGGACTGGACCTTACCAAACTGGCCTCCCGCCGCTTCCAGGTGGTGCCCAGCTCTCGGACACCATACCTGGAGGTGAACCTGGAGAACGGCGTTCTATTCGTTAGCGAGAAAATCGACCGGGAGCAGATCTGCAAGCAGAGCGCCAGCTGCCAGCTCAACATGGAGGTGTTCTTGGAGAACCCGTTAGAGCTGTTTCGGGTCGAGATCGAGGTGGTGGACATTAACGACAACCCACCCAGCTTCCCAGAGACAGACATCACGGTGGAGATCTCAGAGAGCGCCACTCCGGGCACCCGTTTCCCCCTGGAGAGCGCGTTCGACCCGGACGTGGGCTCCAACGCTTTACGCACGTATGATATCACCACTAACAACTACTTTTACCTGGACGTGCAGACCCAAACGGACGGGAACAAGTTCGCGGAGCTGGTGCTGGAGAAGCCGCTGGACCGGGAGCAGCAGGCGGCGCACAGGTACGTGCTGACCGCGGTGGATGGTGGTCAGCCTCCCCGGACTGGCACCGCGCTGCTGGTGGTCAAAGTCTTGGACTCTAACGATAACGTGCCAGTGTTTGAGCAGCCTGTTTACACAGTAAGCCTCTCGGAGAACGCACCAGTAGGCACGCTGGTCATCCAGCTGAACGCCACCGACATGGACGAGGGTCTTAACGGGGAGATAGTTTATTCCTTCAGTAACCACATCTCCAACCGCGTAAAGGACCTGTTCAGCATCGACCCGCGCACCGGGCGCATCGAGGTGCGCGGAGAGGTGGATTTCGAAGAGAGCAGCCTGTATCAGATCTTCGTCCAGGCTAAGGATCTGGGGCCGAACGCCGTGCCCGCGCACTGCAAAGTCCTGGTCAAAGTCACCGACCTGAACGACAACGCACCGGAGATCACCTTCAGCACCGTCACCGAGTCTGTGAGCGAAAAAGCGGTTCCGGGCACCGTCATCGCCCTGCTGAGTGTGACGGACCTGGACGCAGAGGAGAACGGACAGATCCACGTGGAAATCCTCGGTGATGTCCCCTTCAAATTAAAATCCTCCTTTAGGAATTATTTCACCATAGTGACCGACGGGCCGCTTAACCGGGAGCAGGCGGACTCCTACTCCGTCACTGTGGTCGCGCGGGATAAAGGTACGCCCTCACTCGCCACCAGTAAGTCCATCAGAGTCCAGGTGTCAGATGAGAACGATAATGCGCCCACATTTACGCAGAGCATATATGATGTGTATGTGACTGAGAATAATGTGCCAGGGGCGTACATACACGCTGTGACGGCTGTGGACCCGGACATCGGGCAGAACGCGCTCATCAGCTACTCCATATTAGAGTGTGACATCCAGGGCATGTCAGTCAAAACCTATGTGTCAATCAACGAGGAGACAGGTTATCTGTATGCACTCAGGTCCTTTGATTATGAGCAGCTGAAGGATTTCACATTCATGGTCCAGGCCAGAGATGCGGGCACCCCAGAGCTCTCCTCTAACGCCACAGTCAAAGTCATCATCGTAGACCAAAATGACAATGCCCCCCTGGTGCTGGCCCCCCTGGGGAAAAACGGCACAGCCAAGGAACCCCTGCCCCGCTCAGCTGAGCCAGGCTACCTGGTGACCCGCATTGTGGCCATGGATGCAGATGATGGTGAGAATGCCCGGCTGTCCTATAGCATCCAGAGGGGGAACGAGAATGGTATGTTCAGGATGGACTGGAGGACGGGTGAACTCCGGACGGCGAGGCGGGTGTCGGCCAAGCGAGACCCCCACCAGCTGTATGACCTGCTGATCGAGGTGAGAGACCACGGCCAGCCTCCGCTGTCCTCCAGTGCCAGTGTGCTGGTGATGCTGGTGGACAGCGTGGCAGAGGGCCGTGGCGGCGGGGACCGAGGAGGCGCCACCAAGGCCAAAGACGGCACCCTGGACCTGaccctcatcctcatcatcgcCTTGGGTTCcgtctccttcatcttcttgCTGGTCATGATCGTGCTGGCTGTGCGCTGCCAGAAGGATAAAAAGCTCAACATTTACACCTGCCTGGCCAGCGACTGCTGCCTGGGCTGCAGCTCCTGCTGCTCACGGCAGAGCCGGGCACGCAAGAAAAAGCTCAGCAAGTCGGATATCATGCTGGTGCAAAGCGCCGTTAACGTCAGCGGGGCCGGTACGGCTCAAGTCCCTGTGGAGGAGTCAGGGAGCTTCGGCTCCCACCACCAAAACCAGAACTATTGCTACCAG ACCAAACATCAGCGAGCTGAACTCAGCTACCTGGTTGACAGGCCGAGACGTGTCAACAG TTCGGCTTTCCAGGAGGCAGACCTGGTCAGCTCCAAAGACAGCGGCCACGGAGACAGCGAGCAGGGAGACAGCGATCACGACGCCACCAATCGAGGCCATTCCTCCG GCGCTGATCTGTTCTCTAACTGCACGGAGGAGTGTAAGGCCCTGGGCCACTCCGATCGCTGCTGGATGCCGAGCTTCGTGCCCTCCGACGGGCGCCAGGGCCCGGACTACCGCAGCAACCTCCACGTGCCCGGCATGGACTCAGTTCCGGACACAGAGGTATTTGAAAGCCCTGAGCAAACGGCTGATAAGTCATTCTCCACCTTTGGCAAAGAGACGCCTCTCAGTCACCAACACCaacacctccaccaccaccaccaccttctCCAAAACCATCACCTCAGCCACCACCACGGCTCCTTAGAGAGGAAAGAGTTGGAAGCATTTCTGCCTAGCTCCAGAGCACCTTATAACCCAGCTTATTTAA CGAGGAAAAGGGTTTGCTAG